The Vigna unguiculata cultivar IT97K-499-35 chromosome 1, ASM411807v1, whole genome shotgun sequence nucleotide sequence TTGGGCATGTCAGATTCACAGTTGTTGGATATTGCCCGATTTTGCAACCGGTTCCCTAATATTGATTTGTCATATGAGGTGCTGGACAGTGACAATGTTCGAGCTGGGGAGGATGTCACTTTACTGGTCACTCTTGAGCGGGATCTTGAGGGAAAGACAGAAATAGGACCCGTTGATGCTCCCAGGTATCCAAAAGCCAAGGAGGAAGGATGGTGGCTTGTTGTTGGTGATACCAAAACCAATCTGTTGCTTGCCATTAAACGGGTTTCCCTGCAGAGGAAGTTAAAAGCCAAACTGGAGTTTGCAGCTCCTGCTGATACTGGAAGGAAATCCTATGCGCTATATTTCATGTGTGATTCATACCTTGGTTGTGATCAGGAGTATGGTTTCACTGTTGATGTTAAGGAAGCTGATGGTGATGATGAAGATAGCGGCAGAGAATGAAAAGGTAGCTTTCTGGACCCCTCAAACATGATTACTATGGACATTAATTAgcttgttttatttaatatgcaTGTCAAAAAGATCTAATAAGATGTCAAGAGTTAGCCTACATTACCTCTTATATACATAATGCTTGAATGATTGTTTGATTACGATAGAATCCCCTGTCAGTAAATTTGAGACATTTTCATTCGTAGTTAGCCTACATTATTGACAGAACATTATCTCGTACTCGGTGGCAATGATACTCTAGAGCTCCCTTGATGTTCTTCTCTTTAATGACTCGGAATTAGACCTTGTGCGTTTTggttcttataatttttaattatttgagacAATAATAAAATGCAAGGCAAGCTAATCTTTCACTCTGTTATAGTTGATTATAGCAATGAACCAAATGAAATAGTATTACAGATCGTCAGAGTTTTGTAAACGTTAAAATTACAGACATTATTATATAGAATTAATAACGAAATATCGattatatattgaaattgtGGGAGTAGAAAGTTTCATTGatatatcttttcaaagtgGATTGTTTGTCGGTGATGGGAAGATGAAGTTGAatcctaaaaattatttgttagttattagtttttaaagtaTATTTGGTAAATGTACATGTACTAAAGAGTACTAACACTACTCAATTTATAAAGCATAATCGACTTTTACGTgcaattaagtttatttaatgctCTTGTTTTCTTacaataaagattttttttttctaaattaccttcaaaattatatttattagtatGATGTTCAGGAACAAAGATAAAGTCATTTTAAATTACGAAATTAAAGctaaagatgatttttttttcttgtatttgcGTCCAGAaagattataatataaatatataaatatgtcaaTCCTAGTCGTTGAAAGGGATCAACTGTTTTTCTTGAACTATTTTTTGGGATTGGATCACTCTgcatttatacaaaaaaagttACATTTCCCTGCCTGCCAGTTTGTGTTTTTGATGTGTCTCTgtttgaattctttttatttggtgTCTTTTACAGTTTCGTGAGGCGACAAATGGAGGGACAATCATTGCTGAAGATCGTGCCTTGTATTGTATGTACGATTTCTTGTTGATTAGTTGTAATTGCATGCTTACAATTGTGCATCGTAGCAGGCAAAGGAGATATTTGCAGTAGTAGGAAGTGAAGTAACATTAGGAAGTACACTGTAGCTTGCTTATTGAAACACCGTAGTTTGGTGGCTCCATAGTTGCAGCATCATTGAAACACTCTTGTAAGATTTTGCACTAATTATGTCACAGAAAGAAGAAACAGCAGAGATATTGGAGAACTAATTATGTCTTGATGCATGTTTTGCAGCACCTTGTATAGATGTTTTTGTTGGGCTGTTTTCCGAGTTCATTATTCCCATcacataaatttcattttgaaCTCTTGGGTTCACTTTAGTTGCTACTCACTCTTCTCAAccatttgatttttgttttcaataatcTGTATTAACACATCGAAACTTGTTCTACCTATCTCTTGTTGAGGGAATTTCTTTGAGATCTTTCTCGGTTCCTTGTTGGAGTGAGTCATTACTTCAAATTAAccataaatcaattttttgaaGGCATTGCATTGTAATAAATAGTAACAACAATCATTTTATTAGAGTAATTTAACTTGtcagaagttttttttttttatttctatttctctgaattgattttaaattcaaacgcaggctttttcttttaatttcatttcactCGATTTCAAGCGAAGGTTGAGATTGCATAAGGCATTAACATCAGTGTTGGATTACAAATGAAGTACAATATTAGCCATTGAACGATCCTTTCATTTTCATCgtgaaaaacaaaaccaagtGAACGTGATTTCCCCaaacataaactttaaaaaacagGTCATATGATCATAGTTAAGCAATCGTTTAAGTTgttttgtaatgaaaaaaagaagcatAACAGTaagataaatgttaaaaaaacatttactgGTTTCCTTTGTAAAGAAAGTGGTATGACAAATGGAATTACATGGAACGAAGATGCATGCATGATTATAGtaaggaaaatatttttgacatccagGCATTTATAGAACAGAAGCAACAGCAGATATCCACAAAGTAGTTGATGAAGAATTCTAGAATTTTAAATAGTTACATGAACTAAGTTGTAACATAAACATGGATCTGCAAAGTCTATTGTGCCAAAGCACTTGTGTTGTAGACAAGAAGTACACCACCAGCTAGCAGACCAAGTAGGGTTACAGCCCAGATAGCCAAACCAGTCGTACCTGCCATGTGGAAACACAGATGAATAAGAAACCACAAGGATTctctaaatttataatatatatattgctTTAGAGGAATATATTCCAATGGACaatgagttaaaataatttgatatgtagattataatatatatttcatgcTGATTTTTCTTGGATGAAATTAAGGGTTCTTACCTCCAGTGTAGACATCACCGGTTGGAGACCAGTCCTTGGTGTCATAGATAGGActgcataataaataaatcaggCAAATGCAATTTgaataagaaatttaaatgcacaaattatttgtattttcaatatctaaactttaaataatatagATCTTCTTATTTACCTGTATCCATCAACATTAGCACCGTATTTGTCAACAAATTGGTACACACCCTTTCCCTGAATTCATGTTTGACAGTCAGATGAATAATCCACTAAACACTACCAACAATCTCAAAACAATGAATCAACTTTAGATTCCTTTATCAGAGACACCCAAACTCTAgagttatttaataaattaacaatttcaaaatcttaaacAAGAGGTAAACAATTTCAGTCATTGATTAAGAAAATCAATAACCAATGTCATACACACATACATGAAAGTATTGAAGTGtcagttttttttcttatcaagcAGATAACATACACAACAAATCATGATACActtatcaattaatttcttatcAGTCATTATCACATACATGCATGTTAAGAATTTAAGAAATGGATTTTAAGTCTGACTTAATTCCAAAAAAACCAGTTTATAAGGTTGATCGCAGATGaaacaataaattcaaaaattaacaaatttcgTTAAAGATAAAGTCTAAGTCGCTGTGATACCATATCATATCACATAACAAAGAACAAACACGCAGCAAACAAAGCAAAAAAACTGATATTGATGAAAAAGGTCTGTTACAGAGAGAAGCCAAGGCAGAGGATTACAAACAGAACAAACAGAAGGTAATAGAACAAACCAGAAAGACTAACTAAggttaaataaactttaaccAGGGTCCAGAAATAGTCATACACAAAGCAAATCATGCAGAAACTTGAGTTtgagttaattttgttttgaaaacaaGTGAGATTACTGATGAGTTAATTATGCTCTAAGATCCAATCCAAGATGGGAAATTAAAAGAGAAGCACAAGGGCACAAACCTTTCCTTTCCTGCCAGATGCATCAAGTCCATCCCTCAAGTCCATGCCACCATTAATTCCTGAAAAAACATTCACAGAAAAATCATTATCAATGTTTTGAATGAGTATTTCAATGTTTTGAAAAGGGCATGTGTGAAATCAAACCATAGGGCTTGTCAGTCTTGATCTTCTTGCCACCACTGGCCACAACTCTGAAGGAAGAGGAGTTCCTTGAAAGGGAGGGAAGTCCTCTGACAGAAGACTTCTCAACAATGAAAGGGGCAGGTTTAAGGGCCACAGATGCCATCACTGAAGAGGCCATTTTTCAGCTCAGACTAAGTGTTGCTGCTTCTGCAAATGATGCTTCTTCTTTGCTATGGGAAACAAAACAAGTGCCACTCATAGTAATAACAACAATAGTGTGGCCAAGGATTTGAGATTGCTTTTCTCACACGTGGCATTGCATTTGTGGTACACTCAGGGATATGATAATGTAAACATTATctgaataacattaatttttcaCCTGTTGTTCATCAACATAAATATGCAAACAAAAATCTTCATGAAAGAAAAGTGGATATTCCCAGaggaaaaaaatcatttctttttttctggTGGAAAAAAAACAGAGATTTTGCAacatgtgtttgtgtgtgttttttaaGGTCAAAATTACTGCAGAATTGCACTTAACAAATATTCACTCAACAACGACGAAAAAGTTATTATGGTTTCGTTTTGCCTTAGCTTCCGTTGACACAAGATTTATTCAGTATAAGTTAAATTATTGAggatttgtaaatttatttgtgAAACAAATTTTCGAAAATTACTTTTCATCTTcgtttattgttttatattgatataactcataaaaataaaatacatgttGGACAACTAGATAAAGAAaagcaaataaataattaatatgctgaataatgaattaatttttttaagtcatTATTACTGGATGAACTATTTTTAGCCGATAAagtgtaattaaaatttttttctcaacCGGGACTCTTCTACGTGACCTAATAATTAATTCAGTATTATAAGTTTATAAATACTTATTTCGAATTAGTTCCTTCGTTAATAATTatcaatgaaagaaaaagaaaaaataaaaaacaaatgaaaaaactTCTAATTAAATTAGAGTTATTACACattaattcttattttgtaatttatatataaattaagtttaacttacaagaatttattttatttcttttcttatttcattttatgaaaaatttgttGGAGGAAACATGTCCTCCTTATTCCAATCTACCATGACAATCGTGATTATAACCAACAAACAAATCACTATTAATTTGAAGAGTAGTTTTTCTCTAAATCCCCATCTGTGTCTtcaaaaaatgtattattactTCTTAGTATCCAAATTTACTTAGTAAGTTGATTCATTCAATATACAATCATTACCTTGATTTCTTGCCTTGTCATAGTGCTGTCTTA carries:
- the LOC114163594 gene encoding photosystem II 10 kDa polypeptide, chloroplastic, with the protein product MASSVMASVALKPAPFIVEKSSVRGLPSLSRNSSSFRVVASGGKKIKTDKPYGINGGMDLRDGLDASGRKGKGKGVYQFVDKYGANVDGYSPIYDTKDWSPTGDVYTGGTTGLAIWAVTLLGLLAGGVLLVYNTSALAQ